In Leifsonia sp. PS1209, the genomic stretch GATGTGGACGCGGACACGCGGCTCGACCGCGCGTTCCAGGCCCTGGCCGACCCGGTGCGCCGAGCGATCGTCGCCCGCCTCAGCAGGGGCTCTGCGACGGTGAACGAACTGGCGGAGCCGTTCGCGATCACCACGCAGGCGGTGTCCCGCCACATCCACGTCCTCGAAGAGGCCGGACTCGTCAGCAGGACGAGGGAGGCGCAGCGCCGCCCCGTCCACCTCGAACCGGCGGCCCTCGAGGAGCTCACCTCGTGGATCGACGGCTACCGGCTCATCCACGAACAGCAGTACCGCAGTCTCGACAGCGTGCTCGCCGGCCTCGGCGGCACGGCCACACCGAAGGAGAAGAAGAAATGAGCAACGCAGTCACCATCACCGCGCCGGACGGTCTCCCGTACGTCGACATCGAGCGCGAATTCGACTATCCGGTCGAGAAGGTGTTCCTCGCCCACAAGGATCCGGCCCTGATCGCCCAGTGGCTCGGCCCGCGCGGCTACGAGATGGACGTCGAGGAGTACGACTACACGACGGGCGGGCACTACCGCTACGTGCACCGCGACCCGAACGGCGGGGAGTACGGCTTCCGCGGGGTATTCCACGTCGTGCGCGACAACGAGTTCGCCATCCAGACCTTCGAGTTCGAGGGATACCCGGATGTGGTCAGCATCGAGTCCGTCACGTTCGAACCCCTCGACGGAGGACGCACCCGCGTGAAGGCCCACGCCGTCTACCCGACGCTTGAGGCGCGAGACGGCATGGTCGCCTCCGGCCAGGCGAAAGGCGTCACCGAGGGCTACGAGCGCCTCGACGCCGTGCTCGCCGCGGGCTGACCCGTCCGCCTCTCCCGCCCAACCAATCGAGTCCGAACCTCTTCACGCGACACGCCGGTCGCAGGCGTGAACGGGTTCGGACTCGATTGCGTGTCAGGCGAGCGCGGCGAGGAGGGCCGGGTGGAGGAGGCCGTTGCTCGCCAGCGAGGAGCCGTTGCCCGGGCCGGCGTCGCCGGTGACCGAGGTGAAGGTGCCCCCGGCCTCTTCGACGATCGGGATGAGCGCGGCGAGATCGTAGGTCTTCACGTCGAACTCGCCCACCGCATCCAGAACCCCCTCGGCCAGCAGCATGTACGACCACATGTCGCCGTATGCGCGATCCCGCCACACCTGCCGGGTGAGCGCGATCAGCCTGTCCAGGTATCCGGCGCCATCCCACTGGGCGATGCTCTGGAAGCTGATCGAGGCGTGCTCCAGATCGGAGACGGCGGACACCCGCAGCCTGCGCGGCTCGCCACCGGCCTCCGACAGCCAGGCCCCAGCGCCCTGCGCCGCCCACCAGCGCCGATCGAGCGCCGGCGAGCTGACGACCCCGACCACCGGCTTGCCGTCGACGGCCAGCGCGATCAGCGTGCCCCACACCGGAACGCCGCGCAGATAGTTGGCGGTGCCGTCGATGGGGTCGACGATCCACTGCCGGGATGCGTCCCCCTCCGTCCCGAACTCCTCGCCCAGGATGCCGTCCTCCGGCCGTTCTGCCGCGATGAGCTCCCGGATGGCCCGCTCCACGGCCAGATCCGCTTCGGTGACATGGGTGCGATCCG encodes the following:
- a CDS encoding metalloregulator ArsR/SmtB family transcription factor, coding for MTQDVDADTRLDRAFQALADPVRRAIVARLSRGSATVNELAEPFAITTQAVSRHIHVLEEAGLVSRTREAQRRPVHLEPAALEELTSWIDGYRLIHEQQYRSLDSVLAGLGGTATPKEKKK
- a CDS encoding SRPBCC family protein; amino-acid sequence: MSNAVTITAPDGLPYVDIEREFDYPVEKVFLAHKDPALIAQWLGPRGYEMDVEEYDYTTGGHYRYVHRDPNGGEYGFRGVFHVVRDNEFAIQTFEFEGYPDVVSIESVTFEPLDGGRTRVKAHAVYPTLEARDGMVASGQAKGVTEGYERLDAVLAAG
- the hisN gene encoding histidinol-phosphatase, which gives rise to MTFDTESSPFSADLALAVRLADLADSISAEKFRALDLHIDTKPDRTHVTEADLAVERAIRELIAAERPEDGILGEEFGTEGDASRQWIVDPIDGTANYLRGVPVWGTLIALAVDGKPVVGVVSSPALDRRWWAAQGAGAWLSEAGGEPRRLRVSAVSDLEHASISFQSIAQWDGAGYLDRLIALTRQVWRDRAYGDMWSYMLLAEGVLDAVGEFDVKTYDLAALIPIVEEAGGTFTSVTGDAGPGNGSSLASNGLLHPALLAALA